A single region of the Longimicrobium sp. genome encodes:
- a CDS encoding ATP-dependent DNA helicase RecQ, translating into MTTVADAGAPTADIHEVLRSSFGLEEFRPGQEEVIRAVLEGRDALVIMPTGAGKSLLYQLPALLLPGLTVVVSPLIALMKDQTDKLDELGVDAWTINSSLSAREKREAEAAVVEGEGKILYVTPERFRDRDFFELLLERQVSLFVVDEAHCVSQWGHDFRPDYMMLGGIAQRLGGPPVMALTATASPEVREDIVHQLRMQDVFVHVAELVRPNLFLEVVPTVNESEKDAALERWLRRAEGTGIVYVATVKEAERIHREFGERHELALYHGKLGPAERHEAQDRFMAGQVKAVVATNAFGLGIDKPDIRFVVHYHFPGSLEAYYQEAGRAGRDGLPSRCTVFYRVEDSQVQGYFLGGKYPDLQEAIAVARIVNNTALEEKRALDQIAEMADVPRRKARIVLTLLKRHGMVREHRGGVWERLAPDVTAADLSRELTDYEERRQRDRRKLEEMIRYCRTARCRTKMILEYFGESRPEGFACGHCDNDVNPPAARLEAEARREGAAEPALSPSTADADEEEAPAFAVGEEVVHGTFGEGMVLGVNGDRVEVDFAGHGTRVVKIDFLRAVG; encoded by the coding sequence TTGACCACCGTTGCCGACGCCGGCGCGCCCACCGCCGACATCCACGAAGTGCTGCGCTCCTCCTTCGGACTGGAGGAGTTCCGCCCCGGGCAGGAGGAGGTGATCCGCGCCGTGCTGGAGGGGCGCGACGCGCTCGTCATCATGCCCACGGGCGCGGGGAAGAGCCTCCTCTACCAGCTCCCCGCCCTGCTCCTGCCCGGCCTCACCGTGGTGGTCTCGCCGCTCATCGCGCTGATGAAGGACCAGACGGACAAGCTGGACGAGCTGGGGGTGGACGCCTGGACCATCAACTCGTCGCTCTCGGCGCGCGAGAAGCGCGAGGCGGAGGCCGCCGTGGTCGAGGGCGAGGGGAAGATCCTGTACGTGACGCCGGAGCGCTTCCGCGACCGCGACTTCTTCGAGCTGTTGCTGGAGCGGCAGGTCTCGCTCTTCGTGGTGGACGAGGCGCACTGCGTGAGCCAGTGGGGGCACGACTTCCGCCCCGACTACATGATGCTGGGCGGGATCGCCCAGCGGCTGGGAGGGCCGCCGGTGATGGCGCTCACCGCCACGGCCAGCCCCGAGGTGCGCGAGGACATCGTCCACCAGCTCCGCATGCAGGACGTGTTCGTGCACGTGGCCGAGCTGGTGCGGCCCAACCTCTTCCTGGAGGTGGTGCCCACCGTCAACGAGAGCGAGAAGGACGCGGCGCTGGAGCGCTGGCTCCGCCGGGCGGAGGGGACGGGGATCGTCTACGTGGCCACGGTGAAGGAGGCGGAGCGCATCCACCGCGAGTTCGGCGAGCGGCACGAGCTGGCGCTCTACCACGGGAAGCTGGGGCCCGCCGAGCGGCACGAGGCGCAGGACCGCTTCATGGCGGGGCAGGTGAAGGCGGTGGTGGCCACCAACGCCTTCGGGCTGGGGATCGACAAGCCCGACATCCGCTTCGTGGTGCACTACCACTTCCCCGGCTCGCTGGAGGCGTACTATCAGGAGGCGGGGCGCGCGGGGCGCGACGGGCTGCCGTCGCGCTGCACGGTGTTCTACCGGGTGGAGGACAGCCAGGTGCAGGGGTACTTCCTGGGCGGCAAGTACCCGGACCTGCAGGAGGCGATCGCGGTGGCGCGCATCGTCAACAACACGGCGCTGGAGGAGAAGCGCGCGCTGGACCAGATCGCCGAGATGGCCGACGTGCCGCGGCGCAAGGCGCGCATCGTCCTCACCCTGCTCAAGCGGCACGGGATGGTGCGCGAGCACCGCGGCGGCGTGTGGGAGCGCCTGGCGCCCGACGTGACGGCGGCCGACCTCTCCCGCGAGCTGACCGACTACGAGGAGCGCCGCCAGCGCGACCGCCGCAAGCTGGAGGAGATGATCCGCTACTGCCGCACGGCGCGCTGCCGCACGAAGATGATCCTGGAGTACTTCGGCGAGAGCCGCCCCGAGGGCTTCGCCTGCGGCCACTGCGACAACGACGTCAACCCGCCGGCCGCCAGGCTGGAGGCGGAGGCCCGCCGCGAGGGCGCCGCCGAGCCGGCGCTCTCTCCCTCGACGGCGGACGCGGACGAGGAGGAGGCGCCCGCCTTCGCGGTGGGCGAGGAGGTGGTGCACGGCACCTTCGGCGAGGGGATGGTGCTGGGGGTCAACGGCGACCGGGTGGAGGTCGACTTCGCCGGGCACGGCACGCGGGTGGTGAAGATCGACTTCCTGCGCGCGGTGGGCTGA
- the tmk gene encoding dTMP kinase produces MSDSHGSAPQQRGRFIVLEGIDGSGTTTQLGALRAHFERTGRRAVFTHQPSDGPVGMLIRLALQRRLVGANYDSHDPEHPSRREAEQFDAQALALLFAADRADHVATQVRPNLQAGRHVVCDRYLLSTLAYQGLHADLDWLVAINRPALVPDLTLFLDLPAAAAAERMRRARWRREMYETEREQQAIRDRYLEVIGRGLPALGRVEVVDASRPAEEVSAELAARVEAFLGAAARP; encoded by the coding sequence ATGAGCGACAGCCACGGCTCCGCCCCGCAGCAGCGCGGCAGGTTCATCGTCCTGGAGGGGATCGACGGGTCGGGGACCACCACGCAGCTCGGCGCGCTCAGGGCGCACTTCGAGCGCACGGGGCGGCGCGCCGTCTTCACCCACCAGCCGAGCGATGGGCCCGTGGGGATGCTGATCCGCCTGGCGCTCCAGCGGCGGCTGGTCGGCGCGAATTATGACTCGCACGACCCGGAGCATCCCTCGCGGAGAGAGGCCGAGCAGTTCGACGCGCAGGCGCTCGCGCTGCTCTTCGCCGCCGACCGCGCGGACCACGTGGCCACGCAGGTGCGCCCGAACCTGCAGGCCGGGCGCCACGTGGTCTGCGACCGCTACCTCCTCTCCACGCTCGCCTACCAGGGGCTCCACGCCGACCTCGACTGGCTGGTCGCGATCAACCGCCCCGCGCTCGTCCCCGACCTCACGCTCTTCCTGGACCTCCCCGCCGCGGCCGCCGCCGAGCGGATGCGGCGCGCACGGTGGCGGCGGGAGATGTACGAGACCGAGCGCGAGCAGCAGGCAATCCGCGACCGCTACCTGGAGGTGATCGGGCGGGGCCTCCCCGCCCTCGGCCGCGTCGAGGTGGTCGACGCCTCGCGGCCGGCCGAGGAGGTGTCCGCCGAGCTGGCCGCGCGGGTGGAGGCGTTCCTGGGGGCGGCCGCGCGCCCCTGA